One window of the Crassaminicella thermophila genome contains the following:
- the serA gene encoding phosphoglycerate dehydrogenase, whose product MENRKKVIITERIDEEGIKLLQKHLDVDVCFNISREELLKRIHEYDAIIVRSVTKVNEELMNLATKLKVVGRAGNGTDNIDIPAATQRGIIVANTPDSNTMSAAELSIGLLMAQSRNIPQANEYIKGGKWERNRFKGVELYNKTLGIIGLGRIGSLVATRMAAFGMKVIAYDPYISDERFKRFNVEKKNTLKELIEESDFITVHTPKTKETYGMIGEREIEWMKPGVRLVNAARGGIINEKALLDGIKSGKIASAGLDVHEEEPCFNNPLFELDNVIVTPHIGASTLEAQVNVGVTVAEQVINALKGEIVPNAVNLPTMHRDELAVMKPYIELMEKLGKLYYQLYQDPIEHVNVDYWGSIAKQDTEMSTIAFIKGLLEPVVEDKVNYINAMLLAEQRGIGIEQRKMKENYNGYTDYIEIKIVTKEKTFVIAGNLSSKREGRLVKIEGYEVDVNPSKYMLFIKNMDVPGVIGHIGMILGEENINVATMQVGRNARGEQALMILTIDDEVLEKSLEKLMQTENVLWAKGVKL is encoded by the coding sequence ATGGAAAATAGAAAAAAAGTGATTATTACAGAAAGAATAGATGAAGAAGGAATTAAGCTATTACAAAAACATTTAGATGTTGATGTATGTTTTAATATATCAAGAGAAGAATTATTAAAAAGAATACATGAATATGATGCTATTATTGTTAGAAGTGTAACGAAAGTAAATGAAGAGTTAATGAACCTTGCCACAAAACTGAAAGTAGTAGGAAGAGCAGGAAATGGAACGGATAATATAGATATTCCAGCAGCAACACAAAGGGGTATTATTGTGGCGAATACGCCAGATAGTAATACTATGTCTGCAGCAGAACTTTCTATAGGACTTTTAATGGCTCAATCAAGAAATATTCCTCAAGCAAATGAATATATCAAAGGAGGAAAATGGGAGAGAAATAGATTTAAAGGAGTAGAACTTTATAATAAGACTTTAGGAATTATAGGACTTGGTAGAATAGGTTCTTTAGTTGCTACAAGAATGGCTGCTTTTGGTATGAAAGTAATTGCATATGATCCATATATATCTGATGAAAGATTTAAACGTTTTAATGTTGAGAAAAAGAATACATTAAAAGAATTAATAGAGGAATCTGACTTTATTACTGTGCATACGCCAAAAACAAAAGAAACTTATGGAATGATTGGAGAAAGAGAAATTGAATGGATGAAACCAGGGGTAAGGCTTGTAAATGCTGCAAGAGGAGGAATCATTAATGAAAAAGCCTTATTAGATGGGATTAAAAGTGGGAAAATTGCAAGTGCTGGACTAGATGTACACGAAGAAGAGCCTTGCTTTAATAATCCTTTGTTTGAGTTAGATAATGTAATTGTGACACCACATATTGGGGCAAGTACACTAGAAGCACAGGTTAATGTTGGGGTTACTGTAGCAGAGCAAGTAATTAATGCATTAAAAGGAGAAATTGTCCCAAATGCAGTAAATTTACCTACAATGCATAGAGATGAATTGGCAGTTATGAAGCCATATATTGAACTAATGGAGAAATTAGGGAAGCTTTATTATCAGCTTTATCAAGATCCAATTGAGCATGTAAATGTTGATTATTGGGGAAGCATTGCAAAGCAAGATACAGAAATGAGTACCATTGCTTTTATAAAAGGATTGCTAGAACCAGTAGTAGAAGATAAGGTGAATTACATCAATGCTATGCTTTTAGCAGAACAAAGAGGGATAGGTATAGAACAAAGAAAAATGAAAGAAAACTATAATGGATATACAGATTATATTGAAATAAAGATAGTAACAAAAGAAAAAACTTTTGTTATTGCAGGAAACTTATCTTCAAAACGAGAAGGAAGACTTGTGAAGATTGAAGGATATGAAGTGGATGTAAATCCAAGCAAGTATATGTTATTTATAAAAAATATGGATGTTCCTGGTGTAATTGGACATATTGGTATGATTCTAGGAGAAGAAAATATAAATGTTGCAACTATGCAAGTAGGTAGAAATGCAAGAGGAGAACAAGCATTGATGATTCTAACAATTGATGATGAAGTATTAGAGAAGAGTTTAGAAAAGTTAATGCAGACAGAAAATGTATTATGGGCAAAAGGTGTAAAGCTATAA